Proteins found in one Abyssibius alkaniclasticus genomic segment:
- a CDS encoding CoA pyrophosphatase, translating into MNRPDPFMADTARLRRALACASPQPSSDFDLAPSLRASLPKGRKLRAAAVLVAVQPGPHGAQILLTRRAPGMRHHPGQVAFPGGKVDAGDATPLAAALRESHEEIGLPPDTVEVLGAMPSHETVTGFEVVPFIGLIPAGFAPVPEAGEVDEVFAVPLRFLMDPANHARQARVWQGVNRPYLTMPYGPHYIWGATARMLQALSVAWARAQ; encoded by the coding sequence ATGAACCGCCCCGATCCTTTCATGGCCGACACGGCCCGTCTGCGCCGCGCGCTGGCCTGTGCGAGCCCGCAGCCAAGCAGCGATTTTGATCTGGCGCCAAGCCTGCGCGCCAGCCTACCGAAGGGGCGCAAGCTGCGCGCGGCGGCGGTGCTTGTGGCCGTGCAGCCGGGGCCGCATGGCGCGCAGATTCTGCTGACCCGCCGCGCGCCGGGGATGCGCCACCATCCGGGGCAGGTGGCCTTTCCCGGCGGCAAGGTCGATGCGGGCGATGCAACCCCGCTGGCCGCCGCTTTGCGCGAAAGCCACGAGGAGATTGGCCTGCCGCCCGATACCGTAGAGGTGCTTGGCGCCATGCCCAGCCATGAAACCGTGACCGGGTTCGAGGTGGTGCCGTTTATCGGGCTGATTCCGGCCGGCTTTGCCCCGGTGCCCGAGGCGGGCGAGGTTGACGAGGTTTTTGCCGTGCCGCTGCGGTTCCTGATGGACCCGGCCAACCACGCCCGGCAGGCGCGCGTGTGGCAGGGGGTAAATCGCCCATATTTAACAATGCCTTACGGCCCGCACTATATTTGGGGGGCCACGGCGCGGATGCTGCAGGCCCTGTCTGTTGCCTGGGCGCGGGCGCAATGA
- a CDS encoding LysE family translocator: protein MPIDSLLALIGILVVSAWTPGPNNAMLSASGASFGFRATLPHMAGVALGFPLLLFASAMGLGQVVQQVDLLREAMRWLGVALLLWVAFKIATAPLPSRDAATASGRKPFTFLQAAAFQWVNPKAWAMGLGITAQFVDGRAPLQTGLICAGVAALVGVTSASGWAGLGVVMMRWLRSEARFRAFSLIMAAILVLGVAALIFG from the coding sequence GTGCCGATAGACTCACTTCTCGCCCTGATTGGCATTCTGGTCGTGTCGGCCTGGACGCCGGGGCCGAACAACGCGATGCTCTCGGCCTCGGGGGCAAGTTTCGGGTTTCGTGCCACATTGCCGCATATGGCGGGCGTGGCCCTTGGCTTTCCGCTGCTGCTGTTTGCCAGCGCAATGGGCCTGGGGCAGGTGGTGCAGCAGGTTGACCTGCTGCGCGAGGCGATGCGCTGGCTGGGCGTGGCACTGCTGCTTTGGGTGGCATTCAAGATTGCCACAGCCCCGCTGCCCAGCCGCGATGCAGCCACGGCCAGCGGGCGCAAGCCGTTCACGTTTTTGCAGGCGGCGGCGTTTCAATGGGTAAACCCGAAGGCCTGGGCGATGGGCCTGGGCATAACCGCGCAGTTTGTCGATGGCAGGGCCCCGCTGCAAACCGGGCTGATTTGCGCAGGCGTGGCGGCATTGGTCGGCGTGACCTCGGCCAGCGGCTGGGCGGGGCTTGGCGTGGTGATGATGCGCTGGCTGCGCAGCGAGGCACGGTTTCGCGCCTTCAGCCTGATCATGGCCGCCATTCTGGTGCTGGGCGTGGCCGCGCTGATTTTCGGCTGA
- a CDS encoding VOC family protein produces MQPIQSQGVHHITLTGADRATSMQFWGEVLGMPFVFEQPNLDNPDENHLYFDPGDGRLITIFTDEARKPMGGKAAQDPGNVQHIAFHVSRSHFALAKDNLKARGVTAYGPKDRGFMDSLYFRDPLGLLIELATWRFEPPAGHTHAEVLARAHTIRSERGDHHIADEHLAEAITALSKPAYAP; encoded by the coding sequence ATGCAGCCCATCCAATCCCAGGGCGTTCACCATATCACCCTGACCGGGGCCGATCGCGCCACATCCATGCAGTTCTGGGGCGAGGTCTTGGGAATGCCCTTTGTCTTTGAGCAGCCCAATCTTGACAATCCCGACGAGAATCACCTCTATTTCGACCCAGGCGATGGCCGCCTGATCACCATTTTCACCGATGAGGCCCGCAAGCCGATGGGCGGCAAGGCTGCGCAGGATCCCGGCAATGTCCAACACATCGCCTTTCATGTCAGCCGGTCGCATTTTGCGCTTGCAAAAGACAACCTAAAGGCGCGCGGCGTTACCGCCTATGGCCCGAAAGACCGTGGATTCATGGATTCGCTCTATTTCCGCGACCCGCTCGGCCTGCTCATCGAACTGGCCACATGGCGCTTCGAGCCGCCCGCCGGCCATACCCATGCCGAGGTGCTGGCCAGGGCGCATACCATCCGCAGCGAACGCGGCGATCATCACATCGCCGATGAACATCTGGCCGAGGCCATCACCGCCCTGTCCAAACCGGCCTACGCGCCCTGA
- a CDS encoding CCA tRNA nucleotidyltransferase, with translation MKLAAKLAADWLHSPEVQALFALLGGAGHSVHAVGGCVRNALLGAPVADIDFATSAPPETVGQLAKAAGHRVLPTGIAHGTVTVLIGASAFEVTTWRHDVATDGRRATIAYAERLEDDAARRDFTMNALYVAADGTVLDPVGGLADIRAKRLRFIGNPAERLAEDYLRSLRFFRFYAWYGQGAPDAAALAAIARAVPGLAGLSAERVGAEMARLLAAPAPVAALELMAQTGVLAALLPGAGCTLLPALMQVEQAEAAPPAWLRRLAALGNRADWAEGLRLSKAEAGHLAALAPAERARSHAVAAQEFGADVATDAAVLAAARGKALPFDWRAEIARGAAARFPLRAADFPQLAGPDLGAALKAARARWLASDLRADKAVLLAG, from the coding sequence ATGAAGCTGGCTGCGAAGCTGGCTGCCGACTGGCTGCACAGCCCCGAAGTGCAGGCGCTGTTTGCGCTGCTCGGCGGGGCAGGCCATAGCGTTCATGCCGTGGGCGGCTGCGTGCGCAACGCGCTGCTGGGCGCGCCGGTGGCCGATATCGACTTTGCCACCTCGGCCCCGCCCGAAACCGTTGGCCAACTGGCGAAAGCGGCGGGCCACCGCGTGCTGCCCACAGGCATTGCGCATGGCACGGTGACGGTGCTGATCGGGGCTTCGGCGTTCGAGGTGACGACATGGCGCCACGATGTGGCCACCGACGGGCGGCGCGCAACGATTGCCTATGCCGAACGGCTGGAGGATGACGCGGCACGGCGCGATTTCACCATGAATGCGCTGTATGTGGCTGCCGATGGCACGGTGCTGGACCCGGTTGGCGGGCTGGCGGATATTCGGGCCAAGCGGTTGAGATTTATAGGGAATCCTGCCGAACGACTGGCCGAGGACTATTTGCGTAGCCTGCGGTTCTTCCGCTTTTATGCCTGGTATGGGCAAGGCGCGCCCGATGCGGCGGCGCTGGCGGCGATTGCCAGGGCCGTGCCCGGCCTTGCGGGGCTTTCGGCAGAACGTGTGGGGGCGGAAATGGCCCGGCTGCTGGCCGCGCCCGCCCCGGTTGCCGCGTTGGAATTGATGGCGCAAACCGGCGTGCTGGCGGCCCTGCTGCCCGGCGCGGGCTGCACCCTGCTGCCTGCGCTGATGCAGGTGGAACAGGCCGAGGCCGCGCCGCCCGCCTGGCTGCGGCGCCTGGCGGCTTTGGGCAACAGGGCGGATTGGGCCGAAGGGCTGCGCCTGTCCAAGGCCGAGGCAGGGCATCTGGCCGCGCTGGCGCCTGCTGAGCGCGCGCGCAGCCATGCGGTTGCGGCACAGGAATTCGGGGCGGATGTGGCAACGGATGCCGCAGTGCTGGCCGCGGCGCGCGGCAAGGCCTTGCCCTTTGACTGGCGGGCCGAGATTGCGCGCGGCGCGGCGGCAAGGTTCCCGCTGCGCGCGGCAGATTTTCCGCAGCTTGCCGGCCCGGATTTGGGCGCGGCGCTGAAGGCTGCACGGGCGCGCTGGCTGGCAAGCGATTTGCGCGCCGATAAAGCCGTGCTTCTGGCGGGCTGA
- a CDS encoding ABC transporter ATP-binding protein has translation MRFFENLFDPFAQARGRPPSGFWAFMRWAYSGTGRAIKLQAVVSVAFGLSDIVAAWCVGLIVDRVELVGAPGFFSGYGLTLALIIVFMLVIRPLIMMAQAGMNSLALGPGLTHIGIWRLHNHTLGQDMAYFENDFTGRLAQKQMQTATALGDVVMESLNALTFGVAMALGAIALLGAADWRLGAVLGLWLGLYVLVLRWGLPRIRARGRVRAEARAGLSGQLVDSLSNMATVKLFAHEGGELAAAHGALARFRHAALAFGRMTFAFRVAIAVLSGLLPIFLIGLSVWLWQVGQAGAGVIAVAALIAARLGAMSGWFSFMLMGLFSNIGTVEDGIATLARPPALDDAPDAVDIGRAKGAVAFEGVHYHYGADGGGGLAGFDLAVAPGEKLALVGRTGAGKSTALSLLMRLRDVEAGRITLDGQDIRRLSQASLRRNFAMVTQDAQMFNRSVRDNIRYGRPEADEAAVRAACEAAEALEFIDGLVDHKGRRGMDAHLGERGVRLSGGQRQRVALARAILRDAPVLLLDEATSALDSEVEAAIQDTLDVLTSGKTVIAIAHRLSTIARMDRIVVIDAGRVAEAGSHAELLATGGIYAGLWARQSGGFLGLEAAE, from the coding sequence ATGCGCTTTTTTGAAAACCTGTTCGACCCGTTCGCCCAAGCTAGGGGCCGCCCGCCTTCGGGCTTTTGGGCCTTTATGCGCTGGGCCTATTCCGGCACGGGCAGGGCGATAAAGCTTCAGGCGGTGGTTTCGGTGGCTTTCGGGCTTTCGGATATTGTGGCGGCGTGGTGCGTGGGGCTGATCGTGGACCGGGTGGAGCTTGTGGGCGCGCCTGGGTTTTTCAGCGGCTACGGGCTGACCCTGGCGCTGATCATTGTCTTCATGCTGGTCATCCGCCCGCTGATCATGATGGCGCAGGCGGGGATGAATTCGCTGGCGCTGGGGCCGGGGCTGACACATATCGGCATCTGGCGGCTGCATAACCACACGCTGGGCCAGGACATGGCCTATTTCGAGAATGATTTCACCGGGCGGCTGGCGCAAAAGCAGATGCAGACGGCCACGGCGCTTGGCGATGTGGTGATGGAAAGCCTGAACGCGCTAACCTTTGGCGTGGCAATGGCGCTTGGCGCGATTGCGCTGCTGGGCGCGGCCGACTGGCGGCTTGGCGCGGTGCTTGGCCTGTGGCTGGGCCTGTATGTGCTGGTGCTGCGCTGGGGCCTGCCGCGCATCCGCGCGCGCGGGCGCGTGCGGGCAGAGGCGCGGGCCGGGCTTTCGGGGCAACTGGTTGATTCGCTGTCGAACATGGCGACGGTAAAGCTGTTCGCGCATGAGGGCGGCGAATTGGCGGCGGCACATGGCGCGCTGGCGCGGTTTCGCCATGCGGCGCTGGCCTTTGGCCGCATGACCTTTGCCTTTCGCGTGGCGATTGCGGTGCTGTCGGGGCTGTTGCCGATCTTCCTGATCGGGCTGTCGGTCTGGCTTTGGCAGGTCGGGCAGGCGGGGGCGGGGGTGATTGCCGTGGCGGCGCTGATTGCCGCGCGGCTAGGGGCCATGTCGGGCTGGTTTTCCTTCATGCTGATGGGGTTGTTTTCCAATATCGGCACGGTCGAGGACGGGATTGCCACGCTGGCCCGCCCGCCTGCTTTGGATGATGCGCCCGATGCGGTGGATATTGGCCGGGCCAAGGGCGCGGTGGCGTTTGAGGGTGTGCATTACCATTACGGGGCCGATGGCGGCGGCGGGCTGGCGGGGTTCGATCTGGCGGTGGCACCGGGCGAGAAACTGGCGCTGGTCGGGCGCACGGGGGCCGGTAAATCGACCGCGCTGTCGCTGCTGATGCGGCTGCGCGATGTCGAGGCGGGGCGCATCACGCTGGACGGGCAGGATATCCGCAGGCTTTCACAGGCATCGCTGCGGCGGAATTTTGCGATGGTCACGCAGGATGCGCAGATGTTCAACCGCTCGGTGCGCGACAATATCCGCTATGGCAGGCCAGAGGCGGACGAGGCGGCGGTGCGTGCCGCCTGTGAAGCGGCCGAGGCGCTGGAATTCATCGACGGGCTGGTCGACCATAAGGGGCGGCGCGGGATGGATGCGCATCTGGGCGAGCGCGGCGTGCGGCTTTCGGGCGGGCAGCGCCAGCGCGTTGCACTGGCGCGCGCCATTTTGCGCGACGCCCCGGTGCTGCTGCTGGACGAGGCGACGAGCGCGCTGGACAGTGAGGTTGAGGCGGCAATTCAGGACACGCTGGATGTGCTGACCAGCGGCAAGACCGTGATCGCGATTGCGCACAGGCTTTCGACCATCGCCAGGATGGACCGGATCGTGGTGATCGATGCGGGCCGCGTGGCAGAGGCCGGAAGCCATGCCGAATTGCTGGCGACGGGCGGCATTTATGCCGGGCTTTGGGCGCGGCAATCGGGCGGGTTTCTGGGGCTTGAGGCGGCGGAATAG
- a CDS encoding carbohydrate kinase family protein, with amino-acid sequence MIVVGCENLIDLIQQPSGHFAAIAGGSPYNTARAAARQGQPTGYLTPISNDRFGDILAQTFEADGGVLLSPRAAAPCSLAIVTLSNGQPAYQFYREGTAERAVTGNSLVAALPDGARILSVGSLALSGLHDGPAWAACFKVAKARGLFCAIDPNIRPAFIADEPAFRARLTAMLDAADMVKLSDEDIGWLMPGAPVEEAAAKLAAQHRIPLLVLTLGAEGALAFHNGTTQRQPGIAANPLVDTVGAGDTFMGSLLAQMQEFNLDEPGALAALSAERLAAILHRAAKAAAINCTREGCNPPLLAELA; translated from the coding sequence ATGATCGTTGTTGGCTGTGAAAACCTGATCGACCTCATCCAGCAACCTTCGGGGCATTTTGCCGCCATTGCCGGCGGCTCGCCCTATAACACGGCGCGCGCCGCCGCCCGCCAGGGCCAGCCCACCGGCTATCTTACCCCCATCTCGAATGACAGGTTCGGCGATATTCTGGCGCAAACCTTCGAGGCCGATGGCGGTGTCCTGCTCTCGCCCCGCGCCGCCGCCCCCTGCTCGCTGGCCATTGTCACCCTGTCAAACGGTCAGCCCGCCTATCAGTTCTACCGCGAAGGCACGGCCGAACGCGCCGTTACCGGCAACAGCCTTGTGGCTGCCCTGCCCGATGGGGCGCGCATCCTCTCGGTCGGCTCGCTTGCGCTTTCCGGCCTGCATGATGGCCCGGCCTGGGCGGCCTGCTTCAAGGTGGCCAAGGCGCGCGGGCTGTTCTGCGCGATCGACCCGAATATCCGCCCCGCCTTCATTGCCGATGAACCCGCCTTCCGCGCCCGCCTGACCGCGATGCTGGATGCCGCCGATATGGTCAAACTCTCTGATGAGGATATCGGCTGGCTCATGCCCGGCGCGCCGGTTGAAGAGGCCGCCGCCAAGCTGGCCGCGCAGCACCGCATCCCGCTGCTTGTTCTCACGCTTGGGGCCGAGGGCGCGCTTGCATTTCACAACGGCACCACGCAGCGCCAGCCCGGCATTGCCGCCAACCCGCTGGTCGACACCGTTGGCGCGGGCGATACCTTTATGGGCAGCCTGCTGGCCCAGATGCAGGAATTCAACCTCGATGAACCCGGCGCATTGGCAGCACTTAGCGCCGAGCGCCTTGCCGCGATCCTGCACCGCGCCGCCAAGGCCGCCGCCATCAACTGCACGCGCGAAGGCTGCAACCCGCCGCTGCTGGCCGAGCTTGCCTAG
- a CDS encoding SAM-dependent methyltransferase, with product MDHAAKIVAKGAFAGHPVESFQPVWNSAALRIARAAWLDSGLEVFLRLDVPYGATSSGRLSADAVQLLLKSAQARGSQTYRFLEIGAGSGLFAKLFLDALKDQAPEIYATCTYVVTDGNQTMLDSQAEHGVFAAHQGRVESMVFDAAGDWPASFAGGFDGVFASYILDSLPAEILLLGPRGTRQMQMRCMLDDAEQAKALQADLALPGIAHLGRHIPLRKRLNIQTRHVDIDLASLPMPEAIGPVPEDDDTPMMHCHGALSCIENIIAHLRPSGLALLADYGTTEPRDPSDTIEFQSFGASAAHAVNFHQLDGHFASHPKAAWLKPTAEEGYLYSRVLYNGPADDLFDEVDLLFGEVRQRALRLPIEAAREMLRANAFQAARRLYTKAMQLQPRNWALAEEIATHLLMPAENYDDALALADFALTLNPLAPALHRIRADALLQLGRMAESQAALATCLKFQGDAPETRLLQARLAEKSGDHKAALLAVAQGLAVDREGDRRDELIAMQDQILLAISRAARADLLAEVNQLRALDQLGD from the coding sequence TTGGATCATGCGGCCAAGATCGTCGCAAAAGGCGCCTTTGCCGGGCATCCGGTAGAAAGCTTCCAGCCCGTCTGGAACAGTGCCGCCTTGCGCATTGCCCGTGCCGCATGGCTGGACTCCGGGCTCGAAGTGTTCTTGCGCCTCGATGTGCCCTACGGGGCCACGTCCAGCGGGCGGCTTTCAGCCGATGCCGTGCAGCTTTTGCTCAAATCCGCCCAGGCGCGCGGCAGCCAAACCTATCGCTTTCTTGAAATCGGCGCAGGCTCCGGCCTGTTTGCCAAACTCTTTCTTGACGCGCTGAAAGACCAGGCGCCGGAAATCTATGCCACCTGCACCTATGTCGTGACCGATGGCAACCAGACCATGCTCGACTCCCAGGCCGAACACGGCGTTTTTGCCGCCCATCAGGGCCGGGTGGAAAGCATGGTCTTTGATGCGGCGGGCGACTGGCCCGCAAGTTTCGCCGGCGGCTTTGACGGGGTTTTCGCCTCCTATATCCTCGACAGTCTGCCCGCCGAGATCCTTCTGCTTGGCCCGCGCGGCACCAGGCAGATGCAAATGCGCTGTATGCTGGATGATGCCGAACAGGCCAAAGCCTTGCAGGCCGATCTGGCCCTGCCCGGCATTGCCCATCTTGGCCGGCATATCCCCTTGCGCAAGCGGCTCAATATCCAGACGCGGCATGTCGATATCGACCTTGCCAGCCTGCCCATGCCCGAGGCCATCGGCCCGGTCCCCGAAGATGACGACACCCCGATGATGCATTGCCACGGCGCGCTTTCATGCATTGAAAACATCATCGCGCATCTGCGACCATCGGGGCTGGCCCTGCTGGCCGATTACGGCACGACCGAGCCGCGCGACCCGTCGGACACGATCGAGTTTCAAAGCTTCGGCGCTTCGGCGGCCCATGCTGTCAACTTCCACCAGCTTGACGGCCATTTCGCATCCCACCCCAAAGCCGCCTGGCTCAAACCCACGGCGGAAGAGGGCTATCTTTATAGCCGCGTGCTGTATAACGGCCCCGCCGATGACCTGTTTGACGAGGTCGATCTGCTGTTTGGCGAGGTGCGCCAACGCGCCCTGCGCCTGCCGATCGAGGCCGCGCGCGAAATGCTGCGCGCCAATGCCTTTCAGGCGGCGCGGCGGCTTTATACCAAGGCCATGCAGCTTCAGCCGCGCAACTGGGCGCTGGCCGAAGAGATCGCCACGCATCTGCTGATGCCGGCCGAAAACTACGACGATGCGCTGGCTTTGGCCGATTTCGCGCTCACCCTCAACCCTTTGGCCCCGGCGCTGCACCGCATTCGTGCCGACGCGCTGTTGCAGCTTGGCCGCATGGCCGAGTCGCAAGCCGCGCTTGCCACCTGCCTCAAATTTCAGGGCGACGCGCCCGAAACCCGCCTTTTGCAGGCCAGGCTGGCCGAAAAATCCGGCGACCACAAGGCCGCTTTGCTGGCCGTCGCCCAGGGGTTGGCGGTTGACAGGGAGGGCGACCGCCGCGACGAGCTTATTGCCATGCAAGACCAGATTTTGCTGGCGATTTCGCGCGCCGCCCGCGCCGATCTGCTGGCCGAGGTGAACCAGTTGCGCGCGCTTGACCAGCTTGGCGACTAG
- the hemF gene encoding oxygen-dependent coproporphyrinogen oxidase — MEQEKARAAAWFESLRNEICTAFERLEDALADGPHATQPPARFQRKPTKRDSGDGADAGGGVMSVMRDGRVFEKVGVNISTVYGTLGAAAQASMSARPGLSGLADDPRFWASGISLVAHMNSPKTPAVHMNTRMFWTPHGWWFGGGADLNPMVENPEDTAFFHARLKAACDRHNPAYYPRYKAWADEYFMIKHWNEPRGVGGIFYDDHCTGDWEEDFAFTQDVGRAFLAAFVPLTEKHMNSEWTGAEREHQLIRRGRYAEFNLVYDRGTQFGLQTGHNPEAVLMSLPPVAKWP; from the coding sequence ATGGAGCAGGAAAAGGCCAGGGCCGCCGCGTGGTTTGAAAGCTTGCGAAATGAAATCTGCACCGCTTTCGAGCGGCTGGAAGATGCGCTTGCCGACGGGCCCCACGCCACCCAGCCCCCCGCACGCTTTCAGCGCAAACCCACCAAACGCGATAGCGGCGATGGCGCCGATGCCGGCGGCGGCGTCATGTCGGTCATGCGCGACGGCCGCGTGTTCGAGAAGGTCGGCGTCAATATCTCCACCGTTTACGGCACGCTGGGTGCGGCTGCACAGGCCAGCATGTCGGCCCGCCCCGGCCTTTCCGGGCTGGCCGATGACCCGCGCTTCTGGGCGTCGGGCATCTCATTGGTCGCGCATATGAACAGCCCCAAAACCCCCGCCGTGCATATGAATACCCGCATGTTCTGGACACCCCACGGCTGGTGGTTCGGCGGCGGTGCCGATCTCAACCCGATGGTCGAAAACCCCGAGGATACCGCGTTTTTCCACGCCCGGCTCAAAGCCGCCTGCGACAGGCACAACCCCGCATACTACCCCCGCTACAAGGCCTGGGCGGATGAGTATTTCATGATCAAGCACTGGAACGAGCCGCGCGGGGTGGGCGGCATTTTCTATGATGATCATTGCACCGGAGACTGGGAGGAGGATTTCGCCTTCACCCAAGACGTTGGCCGCGCCTTTCTTGCCGCCTTCGTTCCGCTCACCGAAAAGCACATGAACAGTGAATGGACCGGGGCCGAGCGCGAGCATCAGCTCATCCGCCGGGGCCGCTATGCCGAGTTCAACCTCGTCTATGACCGTGGCACCCAGTTCGGCCTTCAAACCGGCCATAACCCCGAAGCCGTGCTGATGTCGCTCCCCCCGGTCGCCAAATGGCCATAG
- a CDS encoding ABC transporter ATP-binding protein → MFRYFENLIDPYASHKAITPPKSLWPYFKWHLASYRRLLPWMIGVGLIVALMESGLIFYSGRVIDLMESAGTEAVWAQHGLELLLAALFVLFARPALIGLNHLLLEQSLVGNMQEQARWRAHKHMLGQSASFFQNDFAGRLANRVMQMGPATEDTIYMAFEGIWYALVYVLGAIILLAGMDWRIALPMVLWLIAYVFYVRHVARKVARASERMSATRSMVTGRVVDAYTNVESVKLFADARREEGYAKTAMKRHRVRFLRFLRLMTSLSFGLAAMNGVLMVSVIGPAIWLWTEGLVSIGATAAAAALVIRLNGMTGWIMWVTIRMFEHLGTLRESLESVSVAHGVVDRPNAPALIVSKGEIRFEGLSHHYGKEKGGLDNINLTIAPGERVGLIGRSGAGKSSLVNLLLRFRDVEAGRILIDGQDVSAVTQDSLRRQIGVVTQDSSLLHRSVRANILYGRPDASEEMMRQAAGRAEAHDFVQGLQDPKGRIGYDAFVGERGVKLSGGQRQRVAIARVILKDAPILVLDEATSALDSEVEAAIQSTLFGVMEGKTVIAIAHRLSTIAQMDRIIVLDEGRVAEEGTHSSLLAANGLYAGFWNRQSGGFIGLDEQEAAE, encoded by the coding sequence ATGTTTCGGTATTTTGAAAACCTGATCGACCCCTATGCCAGCCATAAGGCGATAACCCCGCCAAAATCGCTTTGGCCCTATTTCAAGTGGCATTTGGCAAGTTACCGCCGCCTGCTGCCCTGGATGATTGGCGTTGGCCTGATCGTGGCGCTGATGGAAAGCGGGCTGATCTTCTATTCGGGCCGGGTGATTGACCTGATGGAAAGTGCCGGCACCGAAGCGGTATGGGCCCAGCACGGGCTGGAGCTGCTTTTGGCGGCCCTGTTCGTGCTGTTCGCCCGGCCCGCGCTGATTGGCCTGAACCATTTGCTGCTGGAACAATCGCTGGTCGGCAACATGCAGGAACAGGCGCGCTGGCGGGCGCATAAGCATATGCTGGGGCAAAGCGCGTCATTCTTCCAGAATGATTTTGCCGGGCGGCTTGCCAACCGCGTGATGCAGATGGGGCCAGCGACCGAGGATACGATTTACATGGCCTTCGAGGGGATCTGGTATGCGCTGGTTTATGTGCTGGGCGCGATCATTCTGCTGGCGGGCATGGATTGGCGCATCGCGCTGCCAATGGTGCTGTGGCTCATCGCCTATGTCTTTTATGTGCGCCATGTGGCGCGCAAGGTGGCGCGCGCGTCGGAACGCATGTCGGCCACACGCTCTATGGTGACGGGCCGCGTGGTCGATGCCTATACCAATGTGGAAAGCGTGAAGCTGTTTGCTGATGCCAGGCGCGAAGAGGGCTATGCCAAGACCGCGATGAAGCGGCACCGCGTGCGGTTCTTGCGCTTCTTGCGGCTGATGACCAGCCTCAGCTTTGGCCTTGCGGCCATGAATGGTGTGCTGATGGTTTCGGTGATCGGCCCGGCCATCTGGCTGTGGACCGAAGGCTTGGTGAGCATTGGCGCCACGGCGGCGGCGGCGGCGCTGGTGATCCGCCTGAACGGGATGACCGGCTGGATCATGTGGGTGACAATCCGGATGTTCGAGCATTTGGGCACCTTGCGCGAAAGCCTTGAAAGCGTATCGGTCGCGCATGGTGTGGTGGATCGGCCGAACGCGCCTGCGCTGATTGTAAGCAAGGGCGAGATTCGCTTTGAGGGGCTGAGCCACCATTACGGCAAGGAAAAGGGCGGGTTGGACAATATCAACCTGACCATTGCGCCCGGTGAACGTGTGGGGCTGATCGGGCGCTCGGGCGCGGGGAAATCCTCGCTTGTCAACCTGCTGCTGCGCTTTCGCGATGTGGAGGCGGGGCGGATACTGATTGACGGGCAGGATGTGAGTGCGGTGACGCAAGACAGTCTGCGCCGCCAGATCGGTGTGGTGACACAAGACAGCAGCCTGCTGCACCGTTCCGTGCGCGCCAACATTCTTTACGGTCGCCCCGATGCGAGCGAGGAGATGATGCGGCAGGCGGCGGGGCGCGCCGAGGCGCATGACTTCGTGCAGGGCCTGCAAGACCCGAAGGGCCGCATCGGCTATGACGCCTTTGTGGGCGAACGGGGGGTGAAGCTTTCCGGCGGGCAGCGCCAGCGCGTGGCGATTGCGCGGGTCATTCTGAAAGATGCGCCGATTCTGGTGCTGGACGAGGCGACGAGTGCGCTGGATTCAGAGGTGGAAGCGGCCATCCAGTCGACCCTGTTCGGGGTGATGGAGGGCAAGACCGTGATCGCGATTGCGCACAGGCTTTCCACCATCGCGCAGATGGACCGGATCATCGTGCTGGATGAAGGCCGCGTGGCCGAAGAGGGCACGCATAGCAGCCTGCTGGCGGCGAACGGGCTTTATGCCGGCTTCTGGAACCGCCAGTCGGGCGGGTTCATCGGGTTGGATGAGCAGGAGGCGGCTGAATAG